The following are encoded in a window of Brevibacillus ruminantium genomic DNA:
- a CDS encoding MFS transporter, with product MRFLLFVILFLVSFDMHAQTPLLAPYMHVLGASTAMIGFVLGAYGISNMTGNLVAGPFLDRFPKKWFIAYSLILSGFILAGQGIVQQTEAFFVLRLLLGFLMAFVSPACFAMLGETGRTKAEQGELMAKNGMVLTAAAVLSPAVGSFLGVQFGYGPSFVILGGIMWVAGAFALIVLPGRVVKEREPEVFHQSIRTATPARFTPNLSTAEGRAASVVKQPRSSSVSLAKTAETGSFTPTLIDIMVNRKLYLAYLGGFAVMYAQGTIIYEIPLYVQKESLSISVTGILFSLKGLGSMAILSQFWLARIEPEQRTLIGLGLLTILMYTLAMGYPLSLYVIMFLLGCCTGLLFPALSTILTIQAPKELYGSAFSIFSAVLSAGAILAPVMSGLISDWNHSFFIVFFVTGGSLIFGGFHRLMMRGAPG from the coding sequence TTGCGTTTCCTTTTGTTTGTGATTTTGTTTCTCGTCTCTTTTGACATGCATGCGCAGACTCCGCTATTGGCTCCATACATGCATGTTCTGGGGGCTTCCACTGCGATGATTGGCTTTGTCCTGGGGGCTTACGGGATTAGCAACATGACAGGAAATCTGGTCGCCGGTCCTTTTTTGGATCGCTTTCCCAAAAAGTGGTTTATTGCCTATTCGTTGATCCTCTCCGGGTTTATTTTGGCCGGCCAAGGAATCGTTCAGCAGACGGAAGCCTTTTTTGTCCTCAGGCTGCTGTTGGGCTTCCTCATGGCGTTTGTCTCCCCTGCTTGTTTTGCCATGCTGGGCGAAACAGGACGCACGAAGGCGGAGCAGGGCGAGTTAATGGCGAAGAACGGGATGGTTTTGACCGCAGCAGCCGTACTGTCACCGGCTGTAGGCAGCTTTCTGGGGGTGCAGTTCGGTTACGGCCCTTCTTTTGTCATTTTGGGCGGAATTATGTGGGTCGCGGGGGCGTTTGCGCTCATCGTTTTACCGGGACGGGTGGTAAAAGAGCGGGAGCCAGAGGTGTTTCATCAGTCGATTCGGACAGCGACACCCGCTCGTTTTACCCCGAATCTTTCCACAGCAGAGGGCAGAGCGGCGAGCGTTGTCAAGCAGCCAAGATCATCCTCTGTGAGCTTGGCCAAAACGGCTGAAACAGGCTCTTTCACACCGACGCTGATTGATATTATGGTCAACCGCAAGCTGTATCTTGCCTATCTTGGCGGTTTTGCCGTCATGTACGCGCAGGGGACAATTATTTATGAAATCCCGCTGTACGTCCAGAAGGAGAGCCTCTCCATATCGGTGACGGGTATTTTATTCAGTCTGAAGGGATTGGGCTCGATGGCGATCCTGAGTCAATTTTGGCTGGCGCGGATTGAACCGGAGCAAAGGACACTCATCGGACTTGGTTTGCTGACGATCCTCATGTATACCTTGGCAATGGGGTATCCTCTCTCTTTGTATGTCATCATGTTTTTGCTCGGCTGCTGCACAGGCTTGCTGTTTCCCGCCTTGTCGACGATTCTGACGATTCAGGCGCCGAAGGAGTTGTACGGCAGCGCCTTTAGCATATTTTCTGCCGTACTCTCCGCGGGAGCGATCCTGGCCCCTGTCATGTCCGGACTGATCAGCGACTGGAACCACTCGTTTTTCATCGTCTTTTTTGTCACCGGCGGGTCGCTAATTTTTGGCGGTTTCCATCGTCTCATGATGAGAGGAGCGCCCGGCTAA
- a CDS encoding alpha/beta fold hydrolase yields the protein MKQSILIRGMDVQNPILLFLHGGPGYPQIAYARKFQTELEKDFIVVNWDQRGSGKSYQISLTEKDMQIDHLIQDTVELTIYLKQKFHQAKIILAGHSWGSLLATWTVQKYPEHYHAYIGIGQVANSMRGEQVSYQFALEEARKQKNVQAIRELEDIGAPPYKNPRKDTTLERKWVTTFGGSERRSNTYRELVQGILLAPEYTWIDGVRLVLGDSFSRNTIMPQTEKTQLCESVPELRVPVYLCMGQYDFMTPSEVAYQYYEKLVAPEKQFIWFEESAHFPHFEEKEKFHALLVAIKEKISNRGVPGRSRQVS from the coding sequence GTGAAGCAGTCGATCTTGATTCGCGGCATGGATGTCCAAAATCCGATTTTGCTCTTTCTTCATGGGGGGCCGGGATATCCCCAGATCGCATATGCCCGGAAGTTTCAGACGGAACTCGAAAAGGATTTTATCGTCGTTAACTGGGATCAACGGGGATCAGGAAAGTCCTATCAGATAAGTCTGACTGAGAAGGACATGCAAATTGATCACCTGATTCAGGATACCGTTGAACTGACAATCTATCTGAAACAGAAGTTTCATCAAGCAAAGATCATTCTTGCAGGGCATTCGTGGGGAAGCTTACTCGCCACATGGACGGTCCAAAAATATCCGGAACACTATCATGCTTATATCGGGATTGGACAGGTGGCAAACTCCATGCGCGGAGAACAGGTCTCCTATCAATTTGCGTTGGAAGAGGCGCGAAAACAAAAGAATGTACAGGCCATAAGGGAGCTTGAAGACATCGGAGCGCCTCCGTATAAAAATCCCCGAAAGGATACGACATTGGAACGGAAGTGGGTAACAACATTTGGTGGCTCTGAGCGGAGAAGCAATACGTATCGAGAGCTGGTTCAAGGGATTTTACTTGCGCCTGAGTATACCTGGATTGATGGAGTTCGCTTAGTACTGGGCGATTCCTTTTCCCGGAACACGATTATGCCGCAAACCGAAAAGACGCAATTATGCGAAAGCGTTCCGGAGTTACGTGTTCCTGTCTATCTTTGCATGGGCCAATATGATTTTATGACCCCTTCTGAAGTGGCGTACCAGTACTACGAAAAGCTGGTTGCACCGGAGAAACAGTTTATCTGGTTCGAGGAATCGGCCCACTTTCCTCATTTTGAGGAAAAAGAAAAATTCCATGCGCTGCTGGTAGCGATAAAAGAAAAAATTAGTAACAGAGGAGTCCCTGGACGATCGAGGCAAGTTTCCTGA
- a CDS encoding DUF817 domain-containing protein: MKRFIRLLSHFTYQEAMSCLFPVFIFGSLALSKLISLPGLPRYDLLLILCLLFQIFMVKSGLETKDELKVITVFHLIGLALEIYKIHMGSWSYPEFAYSKVFGVPLYSGFMYASVASYLCQSWRRLEISLENWPRHRFVVPLEAAIYLNFFTHHYIWDLRWILTAAIFLVFWKSRVYFRVDKEQFWMPVPVSYFLIGFFIWIAENIATFFGAWRYPNQAEGWQLVHVSKFSSWFLLVIVSFIIVAELKHVKEHLAGRSSHHETMETAKN; the protein is encoded by the coding sequence GTGAAGCGCTTCATCCGTCTGCTATCTCACTTTACCTATCAAGAGGCGATGTCCTGCCTGTTTCCCGTCTTTATCTTCGGGTCGCTTGCTTTGTCCAAGCTGATCAGCCTGCCGGGACTGCCGCGCTATGACCTGCTGCTTATCCTCTGTCTGCTGTTCCAGATTTTCATGGTGAAAAGTGGTCTGGAAACAAAAGACGAGCTGAAGGTCATCACCGTCTTTCACCTGATCGGGCTTGCTTTGGAAATCTACAAAATACATATGGGCTCCTGGTCTTACCCGGAGTTCGCCTACTCCAAAGTCTTCGGCGTCCCGCTTTACAGCGGCTTTATGTACGCCAGTGTCGCCAGCTACCTCTGCCAGTCCTGGCGCAGACTGGAGATCTCACTTGAGAATTGGCCGCGTCACCGCTTTGTCGTGCCGCTCGAGGCTGCCATCTATCTGAACTTTTTTACACATCATTACATCTGGGACCTGCGCTGGATATTAACAGCCGCTATCTTTCTGGTGTTTTGGAAAAGCCGCGTCTATTTCCGCGTGGACAAGGAGCAGTTTTGGATGCCTGTCCCCGTCTCCTATTTTCTGATCGGCTTTTTCATCTGGATCGCCGAGAACATCGCTACTTTTTTCGGAGCTTGGCGATATCCAAATCAGGCAGAAGGCTGGCAGTTGGTTCATGTGAGCAAGTTCAGCTCGTGGTTTTTGCTCGTGATCGTCAGCTTTATCATCGTAGCGGAGCTGAAGCATGTGAAGGAACATTTAGCCGGGCGCTCCTCTCATCATGAGACGATGGAAACCGCCAAAAATTAG
- a CDS encoding YhgE/Pip domain-containing protein — protein MKLLTQKMMWLGIALVLIVLTVFGVAMMGSVLGTKPKELPVALVILDQPAQLPTGGTFAVGEMIREKLVSNPAMPFVWHIVDSEEKAREGLDKREYYGAMVIPADLSSGLLSLAAPSPIHPNVKIIANEGMNTQASMVVRQAMRQAMKMISGELLQLLLGQIGQQTEQIPVETAKALMTPVNVQEEVVHPPGVNNASGNAPGLLTQIMWIGSLVTGVVLFLASQKAVAAGSRRWTVSALQAIGGFAIVGIASGFTIWMASSWYGMELANAGETWLFLWLAGSAFFLLQSSLLNWIGFPAMPLLVLLMFFSVPLLNMAPEFLSQTTRDWIYSWTPLRFAAGGLREVMYFGGLDAVGSNAFVLWGVAGGFLVLLLASGFKAGRATDATPTSVTGD, from the coding sequence ATGAAATTGCTGACACAAAAAATGATGTGGCTGGGAATAGCGCTCGTCCTGATCGTGTTGACCGTATTCGGGGTAGCGATGATGGGATCGGTGCTTGGAACGAAGCCAAAGGAGCTCCCGGTGGCCCTCGTTATCCTTGACCAGCCAGCGCAGCTGCCGACTGGAGGAACGTTTGCGGTAGGGGAAATGATCCGGGAAAAGTTGGTGTCGAACCCGGCAATGCCGTTCGTCTGGCATATCGTGGATTCCGAGGAAAAGGCTCGGGAAGGACTGGATAAACGCGAATATTACGGAGCGATGGTGATTCCGGCGGATCTGAGCAGCGGTTTACTCTCGTTAGCAGCTCCCTCGCCGATTCACCCTAATGTGAAGATCATCGCCAACGAGGGTATGAACACCCAAGCCTCGATGGTCGTAAGACAGGCAATGAGGCAAGCGATGAAAATGATCAGCGGGGAACTGTTGCAGCTGCTGCTTGGGCAGATCGGGCAGCAAACGGAGCAAATTCCGGTTGAAACGGCTAAAGCTTTAATGACACCGGTGAACGTTCAGGAGGAAGTCGTGCATCCGCCGGGGGTGAATAATGCATCGGGGAATGCGCCGGGTTTGTTGACCCAGATCATGTGGATCGGCAGCCTGGTGACCGGAGTAGTCTTGTTCCTGGCTAGCCAGAAGGCGGTCGCCGCGGGTTCAAGGAGATGGACAGTTAGCGCGCTGCAAGCTATTGGGGGATTTGCGATCGTCGGCATAGCGTCGGGCTTCACCATATGGATGGCTTCGTCGTGGTACGGCATGGAACTGGCGAACGCGGGGGAGACTTGGTTGTTCTTATGGTTGGCCGGATCGGCGTTCTTCTTGTTGCAATCTTCCTTGCTGAATTGGATCGGATTCCCGGCTATGCCGCTGCTCGTACTGCTGATGTTCTTCTCCGTGCCGCTGCTGAACATGGCTCCGGAGTTCTTGTCACAGACGACGCGAGATTGGATCTATTCGTGGACGCCACTGCGGTTCGCGGCAGGAGGGCTACGGGAAGTGATGTACTTCGGCGGACTGGACGCGGTCGGCTCAAACGCCTTCGTTTTGTGGGGCGTCGCCGGGGGATTTTTGGTCTTGCTGCTCGCTTCCGGATTTAAGGCCGGTCGAGCGACAGATGCGACCCCTACTTCTGTTACGGGCGATTAA
- a CDS encoding mismatch-specific DNA-glycosylase, with protein sequence MAAFFFPGMPEAGAAFFISDSITYSKKQTVTSYSDPYATINLTKEWPSMQPFTDKWLPTYIRRNLIVLFCGINPGRVSATAGYHYANPANLFWRGLFAGGLTPFQLKPEETSRLLDFGYGITDLVARPTRSSGDLTNEDFTTGAEQFVQMISVYRPRVICFNGITAFRHATGRKKEPIPLGLQPDRYFGTSDWAGSYVFVIPSTSGANASFTREERLAMFSELSSFLQEKGWHPFR encoded by the coding sequence TTGGCAGCTTTTTTCTTTCCTGGGATGCCCGAAGCTGGCGCGGCATTTTTCATTTCCGATTCCATCACGTATAGTAAGAAGCAGACAGTCACCTCTTACAGCGATCCATATGCAACGATCAATTTGACCAAGGAGTGGCCTTCGATGCAGCCTTTCACCGACAAATGGCTTCCTACCTATATTCGCCGCAATCTGATCGTGCTTTTTTGCGGCATTAATCCAGGGAGAGTCTCCGCAACCGCTGGCTATCACTATGCCAATCCGGCCAATTTATTTTGGCGCGGACTCTTCGCGGGCGGGTTGACCCCTTTCCAGCTCAAACCGGAGGAAACGTCACGTCTGCTCGATTTTGGCTACGGAATTACGGACCTGGTCGCTCGTCCCACCCGCTCCTCCGGTGATCTCACGAACGAGGACTTCACGACGGGAGCGGAGCAATTCGTCCAGATGATCAGCGTCTATCGCCCTCGCGTGATCTGTTTCAATGGGATCACGGCCTTCCGTCACGCGACAGGCAGAAAAAAGGAGCCGATTCCTCTCGGCCTTCAACCGGACCGATATTTTGGAACGTCGGACTGGGCTGGGAGCTATGTGTTCGTCATTCCCTCTACCAGCGGCGCTAATGCGTCGTTCACACGCGAGGAGCGTCTGGCCATGTTTTCCGAGTTGAGCTCCTTTTTGCAGGAAAAAGGCTGGCACCCGTTTCGATAA
- a CDS encoding cysteine-rich KTR domain-containing protein, giving the protein MAEISWILCPICKNKTRLKVREDTILENFPLFCPKCKQETLINVQQLNSILCTKIVGFRIDTSCLQTYQKSSVSFFPLNSP; this is encoded by the coding sequence ATGGCAGAAATAAGTTGGATATTATGCCCTATTTGCAAAAACAAAACACGGTTGAAAGTTCGCGAGGATACAATACTTGAAAACTTCCCGTTGTTCTGTCCAAAATGCAAACAGGAAACCCTAATCAATGTACAACAACTAAATAGTATCCTCTGCACTAAAATTGTCGGCTTCCGTATCGATACTTCATGTTTGCAAACTTATCAAAAATCATCAGTGAGCTTTTTCCCTTTAAATAGCCCATGA
- a CDS encoding exodeoxyribonuclease III — MKLVSWNVNGLRACLNKGFQQYFQEADADIFCLQETKLQEGQVCLELGEEYRQYWNYAEKKGYSGTAVITKIQPLSVRYGMEEDREPEGRLLTLEFDAFYLVNVYTPNARRDLSRLDYRLEWEDRFRTYLKQLDSVKPVIICGDMNVAHQEIDLKNAKSNQNNSGFTPEEREKMTRLLEAGFVDTFRHFYPDRTDAYTWWSYMPKVRERNIGWRIDYFLTSSRLAPFLVDACIDSEVMGSDHCPVLLMMQDVAVVTSPAGSA, encoded by the coding sequence ATGAAGCTAGTGTCCTGGAATGTCAACGGGCTGAGAGCCTGTCTCAACAAAGGATTTCAACAATACTTCCAAGAAGCAGATGCGGATATATTCTGTCTTCAGGAGACAAAGCTGCAGGAAGGACAGGTATGCCTGGAGCTTGGGGAGGAGTACAGGCAGTATTGGAATTACGCGGAGAAGAAAGGGTATTCCGGTACGGCTGTTATTACCAAAATCCAGCCGCTGTCGGTGCGCTACGGCATGGAGGAGGATCGGGAGCCGGAGGGTCGTTTGCTCACACTGGAATTTGACGCCTTTTATCTGGTGAATGTGTACACCCCAAATGCCCGGCGCGATTTGTCCCGGCTGGATTACCGGCTGGAATGGGAAGACCGCTTTCGGACGTACCTGAAGCAGCTGGATAGTGTGAAGCCTGTCATTATCTGCGGGGATATGAATGTTGCCCATCAGGAAATCGATTTGAAAAATGCGAAATCCAACCAAAACAACTCCGGATTTACACCTGAAGAGCGGGAAAAAATGACCCGGTTGCTGGAAGCGGGTTTTGTGGATACCTTCCGCCACTTTTACCCTGATCGGACCGATGCCTATACCTGGTGGTCGTACATGCCAAAGGTGAGAGAGCGGAACATCGGCTGGCGGATTGACTATTTTCTGACATCCTCCAGGCTCGCTCCCTTTCTGGTCGATGCTTGTATTGATTCAGAGGTGATGGGAAGCGATCACTGTCCGGTTCTTTTGATGATGCAAGATGTAGCTGTGGTTACTTCGCCCGCTGGCTCCGCATAG
- a CDS encoding carboxypeptidase M32, which yields MSANENRAASFRQYVKKMVSYNQALAVLHWDKNTQAPKKGMDARSEIIGVLAGEQFKLATSPEMEEHLEALSEASVLDSLDEVTRATVLDCKKDFERNKKIPADRYQEFVVLTSQAETVWEEARAKNDFALFRPYLERIVNFQLEFIGYWGDDGKNKYNTLLDLYEPGMTVDQLDPIFATLREKTVKLVAAIADSPNKPDTSFLHKHFPEAEQEAFSRVILEKIGYDFQAGRMDRSVHPFCTSFNPGDVRITTRFDPNDFNSALFSCIHEAGHAMYEQNIDQRLLGTTLCDGTSMGIHESQSRYWENMIGRSLPFWTHFYPELQKAFPAQFAGVSVEQFYRAINHSAPSFIRTEADELTYNLHVMIRYEIEKGLINQTIEVGDLPAIWNTKMKEYLGIVPENDKIGVLQDIHWAGGSFGYFPTYSLGNVYAAQFTHVMQQQISGYEDLIASGQFEPIRHWLKENIHQYGKMKSPGEIVKAITGEGTNAEYLMNYLEKKFSEIYNL from the coding sequence ATGTCTGCAAATGAAAATCGCGCGGCTTCTTTTCGCCAGTACGTGAAAAAAATGGTGAGCTACAACCAGGCTCTCGCCGTCCTTCACTGGGACAAAAACACACAGGCGCCGAAAAAAGGGATGGATGCTCGTTCGGAAATCATCGGTGTGCTCGCTGGAGAACAGTTCAAGCTGGCAACGTCCCCGGAAATGGAAGAGCATCTGGAAGCCTTAAGCGAAGCGAGCGTACTGGATTCGCTGGATGAAGTGACCCGCGCCACTGTGCTCGACTGCAAGAAGGACTTTGAACGGAATAAAAAGATCCCGGCAGATCGCTACCAGGAGTTTGTCGTTCTCACCTCGCAAGCGGAAACGGTCTGGGAAGAAGCACGGGCCAAAAACGACTTTGCTTTGTTCCGCCCTTATCTGGAGCGAATCGTCAATTTTCAACTGGAGTTCATCGGCTATTGGGGCGACGACGGCAAAAACAAGTACAACACCCTGCTGGACCTGTATGAGCCCGGGATGACCGTCGATCAGCTTGACCCGATCTTTGCCACCCTGCGCGAGAAAACAGTGAAGCTGGTCGCAGCGATCGCGGATTCACCGAACAAGCCGGATACCTCGTTTTTACATAAGCATTTTCCGGAAGCTGAGCAGGAAGCATTCAGCCGCGTGATCCTGGAGAAAATCGGCTATGACTTCCAGGCAGGCCGGATGGATCGGAGTGTTCACCCGTTCTGCACATCGTTCAACCCGGGTGATGTTCGCATTACCACCCGCTTTGACCCGAATGACTTCAACTCGGCCTTGTTCAGCTGCATTCACGAAGCGGGCCATGCCATGTATGAGCAAAACATTGATCAGCGCCTGCTGGGCACCACCCTATGCGACGGTACCTCCATGGGCATTCACGAATCCCAGTCTCGATACTGGGAAAATATGATTGGACGCAGTTTGCCGTTCTGGACTCATTTTTACCCTGAACTGCAAAAGGCATTCCCTGCCCAGTTTGCCGGTGTCAGCGTCGAGCAATTCTACCGGGCGATCAACCATTCGGCTCCTTCCTTTATCCGCACGGAAGCAGATGAGCTTACCTACAATCTGCACGTGATGATTCGCTATGAAATCGAAAAAGGCCTGATCAATCAAACCATCGAGGTCGGCGATCTGCCAGCAATCTGGAATACAAAAATGAAAGAGTACCTCGGTATTGTACCAGAGAACGACAAGATCGGCGTGCTGCAGGATATTCACTGGGCGGGCGGCAGCTTCGGCTACTTCCCTACCTACTCGCTTGGCAATGTCTATGCTGCCCAGTTTACCCATGTCATGCAGCAGCAAATCAGCGGCTATGAAGATTTGATCGCTTCCGGTCAATTCGAGCCGATCCGTCATTGGCTGAAGGAGAATATCCATCAATACGGCAAAATGAAGAGTCCCGGCGAGATTGTAAAAGCGATCACCGGCGAGGGTACCAACGCAGAGTACCTGATGAATTATCTGGAGAAAAAGTTTTCAGAGATCTACAACCTCTAA
- a CDS encoding NADPH-dependent FMN reductase codes for MKVVALVGSIRKESFNLKLAKFMQKRYHGRLEIEILPIRELPHYDQDIENDPPEAVRDFKSKVAAADAVLWVTPEYNYSIPGVLKNAIDWLSRVDKVMIGKPSMVTGSSMGMLGSVRAQQHLRDILFSPGVSSPIILGNEVYIGAVHEKFDEAGHLNHEPTIAFLDQVVDNFIAWYKQLPAK; via the coding sequence ATGAAAGTAGTTGCACTTGTAGGAAGCATTCGCAAGGAATCATTTAACCTGAAGCTCGCCAAATTTATGCAAAAACGCTACCACGGCCGTTTGGAGATCGAAATTTTGCCGATCAGGGAACTGCCGCATTACGACCAGGACATTGAGAATGATCCGCCTGAAGCCGTGAGGGATTTCAAAAGCAAAGTTGCCGCTGCCGATGCTGTTCTGTGGGTAACGCCGGAATACAATTACTCAATCCCGGGTGTCCTTAAAAATGCGATTGACTGGCTGTCGCGCGTGGATAAAGTCATGATCGGGAAACCTTCCATGGTTACAGGCTCCTCCATGGGCATGCTGGGTTCGGTTCGCGCTCAGCAGCATTTACGCGATATTTTGTTTTCTCCAGGCGTCTCGTCTCCGATCATTCTGGGGAATGAAGTCTATATCGGCGCTGTTCACGAAAAATTTGATGAAGCTGGTCATTTGAACCACGAGCCGACGATTGCCTTTTTGGATCAGGTCGTTGACAATTTTATTGCGTGGTATAAGCAGCTCCCAGCGAAATAA
- a CDS encoding peptide chain release factor 3, which yields MSQINPQWQQEIAKRRTFAIISHPDAGKTTMTEKLLYFGGAIREAGVVKGRKNSKHATSDWMEIEKKRGISVTSSAMDFEYKGHHINILDTPGHQDFSEDTYRTLTAADAAVMIIDVAKGVEAQTIKLFKVCRMRGIPIFTFINKLDRHGKDPFELLEEIERVLGIRTYPMNWPIGMGSSFSGVFDRVKSRVELYQNDSDHEDIRFFEVSGADDPIIGERVGQDLWQQLQDEISLLDVAGDQFDRGLIDKGELSPVFFGSAINNFGVQTFLDNFLQLAPPPSPKKSNVGLIEPGEHPFSGFIFKIQANMNPAHRDRIAFMRICSGRFERGMSVKHVRLGKDIKLAQPVQFMAQDREIIEESFAGDVIGLFDPGIFQIGDTLCVGQSFEYEEMPHFSPEFFSKVMVKDAMKHKQFQKGILQLTEEGTVQLFRTYPMEELILGVVGVLQFEVLEYRLKAEYGVDIVLTRMPFQIARWLEGDKAALDAIKSKTVTDRYGRPVMLFESEYQLRVATEKYANIKFHESSLGLKAHV from the coding sequence ATGAGTCAAATCAATCCTCAGTGGCAGCAAGAGATCGCCAAAAGACGTACCTTTGCCATTATCTCCCACCCGGACGCCGGAAAAACAACCATGACGGAGAAACTGCTGTACTTTGGCGGCGCCATCCGTGAAGCAGGAGTGGTCAAAGGGAGAAAAAATTCGAAGCACGCTACATCTGACTGGATGGAGATAGAGAAAAAACGGGGTATCTCCGTAACCTCCAGTGCGATGGACTTTGAATACAAGGGGCATCATATCAATATTTTGGATACCCCCGGTCACCAGGACTTTAGTGAAGACACGTACCGTACGCTGACAGCCGCAGACGCTGCCGTGATGATTATTGACGTCGCCAAAGGGGTCGAGGCCCAGACGATCAAGCTATTCAAGGTTTGCCGGATGCGGGGGATTCCGATCTTTACCTTTATCAACAAGCTGGACCGTCACGGGAAGGACCCGTTTGAACTGCTCGAAGAGATTGAGCGGGTACTCGGGATTCGCACCTACCCGATGAATTGGCCGATTGGGATGGGCAGCTCCTTTTCCGGAGTTTTCGACCGTGTCAAATCGCGCGTCGAGCTGTATCAAAATGACTCCGATCACGAAGATATCCGCTTTTTCGAGGTGAGCGGAGCCGATGATCCGATCATTGGCGAGCGAGTCGGTCAAGATTTGTGGCAGCAACTGCAGGATGAAATCTCCTTGCTCGATGTTGCCGGCGACCAGTTTGACCGTGGCCTGATCGACAAGGGTGAGCTGAGCCCTGTTTTCTTTGGCAGTGCCATCAACAACTTCGGGGTGCAGACCTTCCTCGACAACTTCCTCCAGCTCGCACCGCCGCCATCGCCGAAGAAGAGCAATGTCGGATTGATCGAACCTGGTGAACATCCGTTTTCCGGCTTTATCTTCAAAATCCAGGCCAACATGAATCCGGCCCACCGGGATCGCATCGCTTTTATGCGCATTTGTTCCGGCCGTTTCGAGCGCGGGATGAGCGTAAAGCATGTGCGGCTCGGCAAGGATATCAAACTGGCACAGCCGGTACAGTTCATGGCTCAGGACCGGGAAATCATCGAAGAGTCCTTTGCGGGGGACGTCATCGGTTTGTTTGACCCGGGCATTTTTCAGATTGGCGATACGCTGTGTGTCGGGCAGTCCTTTGAATATGAAGAGATGCCGCACTTCTCACCGGAGTTTTTCTCCAAGGTGATGGTAAAGGATGCGATGAAGCACAAGCAGTTCCAGAAAGGTATCCTGCAGTTGACAGAAGAAGGAACCGTACAGCTTTTCCGGACCTACCCGATGGAGGAGCTGATCCTCGGCGTCGTCGGAGTGCTGCAGTTTGAGGTTTTGGAATATCGACTGAAGGCAGAGTATGGGGTTGACATCGTTCTGACGCGTATGCCGTTCCAGATTGCCCGCTGGCTGGAAGGAGATAAAGCCGCGCTGGATGCAATCAAGTCCAAAACGGTGACAGACCGGTACGGCCGTCCGGTCATGCTGTTTGAAAGCGAATACCAGCTTCGCGTCGCTACTGAGAAATACGCCAATATCAAGTTCCACGAAAGCTCTCTGGGTTTGAAAGCGCACGTTTGA